A portion of the Homalodisca vitripennis isolate AUS2020 chromosome 2, UT_GWSS_2.1, whole genome shotgun sequence genome contains these proteins:
- the LOC124354404 gene encoding serine, glycine, tyrosine and glutamine-rich protein-like has translation MFRSAFILLVLLSIAVYAFPDNYFEDLLFEDGIAIAPPHRLQKRGNIVNAGHVKKQTIFNVDNGRGGGRWTYPSVDGGKSGTGGGSQDGTGGGAQDGSGGGDQGGTGGGAQDTAGGTGSDGKGGRDGKDTASKGETGEGGRGKGRVKNMKIKIKDIGGS, from the exons ATGTTCAGGTCAGCTTTTATATTGTTGGTACTGTTAAGCATTGCAGTGTACGCATTTCCCGATAACTACTTTGAAG aTCTGCTTTTTGAGGATGGAATTGCCATTGCACCTCCTCATCGGTTACAAAAACGTGGCAACATAGT gaatGCAGGGCACGTAAAGAAGCAGACAATTTTCAATGTGGATAATGGAAGAGGAGGAGGCAGATGGACATACCCAAGTGTTGATGGTGGGAAAAGTGGTACAGGTGGTGGTAGTCAAGATGGTACAGGCGGTGGTGCTCAAGATGGTTCAGGTGGTGGTGATCAAGGTGGTACAGGTGGTGGTGCTCAAGATACTGCAGGTGGTACAGGCAGTGATGGAAAAGGTGGTAGAGATGGTAAAGATACGGCTAGTAAAGGAGAAACTGGTGAAGGTGGTAGAGGAAAGGGAAGggtgaaaaatatgaaaataaaaataaaagatattggCGGATCATAA
- the LOC124354408 gene encoding thymidine kinase, cytosolic-like, translating into MASFNGNEYDYNKKGQIQIIFGPMFSGKTTELIRRLKRYRFANYRCMIIRYANDLRYSCTDVSTHDRQKLPATSATQLSPLEPEMDEIDVIGIDEGQFFPDTVDFCERMANSGKIVVVAALDGTYQRQGFGNILNLVPLAENVIKLTAVCMSCFNEASFTKRLGAEKEVEIIGGEEKYMAVCRECFQLESP; encoded by the exons ataatttttggCCCAATGTTCTCTGGGAAGACTACAGAGCTGATTCGCCGTCTCAAGCGTTACAGGTTTGCCAACTACCGCTGCATGATCATTCGATATGCCAATGATCTACGGTACTCATGTACAGACGTGTCCACACATGACAGACAGAAATTGCCAGCCACAAGTGCTACACAACTGTCTCCCCTTGAGCCAGAGATGGATGAGATCGACGTCATCGGTATCGATGAAGGTCAATTT TTTCCAGACACTGTAGACTTTTGTGAGCGAATGGCCAACAGTGGAAAGATTGTTGTGGTGGCAGCACTGGATGGGACGTACCAGCGGCAAGGCTTCGGGAATATCCTGAACCTGGTGCCTCTAGCTGAGAACGTCATCAAACTTACCGCTGTGTGTATGTCATGCTTCAATGAGGCGTCCTTCACCAAGCGATTAGGGGCTGAGAAGGAG GTGGAGATAATAGGAGGTGAGGAGAAGTATATGGCAGTCTGTCGTGAGTGTTTCCAATTGGAAAGCCCGTGA